Proteins from a genomic interval of Rosa chinensis cultivar Old Blush chromosome 2, RchiOBHm-V2, whole genome shotgun sequence:
- the LOC112184584 gene encoding LOW QUALITY PROTEIN: glutathione hydrolase 3 (The sequence of the model RefSeq protein was modified relative to this genomic sequence to represent the inferred CDS: deleted 2 bases in 2 codons), producing CNGSLGEKIVKDVREAGGILTMEDLRNYKVNVTDAMTANVLGYTISGMPPPSAGTLGLSMVLNIFNSYGNSDAANGDLGLHRLIEALKHMFAIRMNLGDPAFVDTHEYASDMLSPSFAKEIQQKIFDNTTFPLEYYSYRWSQLRDHGTSHFCIVDVDRNAVSMTITVNYPFGGGVLSPSTGIVLNNEMGDFSSPTDISPDHLPPAPSNFIEPIKRPLSSMTPIIVTKDNQLVGVLGGSGGLNIIPAVTQVFINYFILGMEPLASVQSPRVYHRLIPNIVSYENWTVIDGDHIELSDERKLFLQERGHELQAKAGGAITQLIVQRLGNPIQMGRKCGRSSNENVFHGILTAVSDLRKDGRPAAV from the exons TGCAACGGTAGTCTTGGTGAAAAAATTGTAAAAGATGTGAGAGAGGCTGGTGGGATTTTGACAATGGAGGATTTGAGGAATTACAAAGTGAATGTTACGGATGCCATGACTGCAAATGTGTTGGGATATACTATATCAGGAATGCCACCTCCTTCAGCTGGAACTTTGGGGCTTTCTATGG TTCTGAACATCTTCAACAGCTATGGAAATTCAGATGCAGCAAACGGAGATCTTGGTCTGCATCGTCTGATTGAAGCATTGAAACACATGTTTGCAATCCGAATGAACTTGGGTGATCCTGCTTTTGTAGATACCCATGAATATGCATCTGATATGCTTTCTCCATCCTTTGCTAAGGAAATTCAGCAGAAGATATTTGACAACACAACTTTCCCACTAGAGTACTATTCATACAG GTGGAGTCAGCTCAGAGATCACGGAACAAGTCATTTCTGCATAGTAGATGTAGACAGAAATGCGGTATCAATGACAATCACTGTAAACTATCCTTTTGGAGGTGGAGTACTCTCTCCTTCTACTGGAATTGTGCTCAACAATGAGATGGGTGACTTCTCAAGTCCCACTGACATATCGCCAGACCATCTCCCTCCTGCTCCGTCAAATTTCATTGAACCAATCAAAAGACCTTTATCTTCCATGACTCCTATTATAGTCACAAAG GATAATCAATTGGTTGGTGTGCTTGGAGGTAGTGGTGGTTTGAACATTATCCCAGCTGTAACTCAGGTGTTTATCAATTATTTCATATTGGGGATGGAACCTTTAGCCTCAGTTCAAAGTCCAAGGGTCTACCACAGG CTAATACCAAACATAGTGTCATATGAAAACTGGACTGTAATCGATGGAGATCATATC GAGCTTTCAGATGAAAGAAAGCTCTTCTTGCAGGAGCGGGGTCATGAATTGCAGGCTAAAGCC GGGGGAGCCATCACTCAGCTCATTGTTCAAAGACTTGGAAACCCTATTCAGATGGGCAGGAAATGTGGTAGAAGTTCAAATGAAAACGTTTTCCATGGTATACTCACTGCTGTAAGTGACCTTAGAAAAGATGGAAGGCCTGCAGCTGTATGA
- the LOC112183315 gene encoding uncharacterized protein LOC112183315 isoform X2, with amino-acid sequence MDSNFSGAIAKLRGASDDEISMGQRGDLMKLNSSEEPDRLGKKPGKDIPHPAKPDISAAAASINPKLAALSLGNRGKRLCSGPKGRISQRRNRKEKGASIGLGIKSKEPKAIGVSDKNNKKVAAVASSTSVVTERGGCQICGHDHQHIRCPYLEVVPPGGTVGPDYLVVCGECGYELKQPIPASCWSCGYFGGRVVGASTFDYSFRYHLDEYYIEVPVTAEYMDPGNYTDQKPVMAESLW; translated from the exons ATGGACAGCAATTTCTCAGGGGCGATTGCAAAATTGAGAGGAGCGTCGGACGATGAGATCTCGATGGGGCAGCGCGGCGATTTGATGAAGCTCAATAGCTCCGAGG AGCCAGATCGCCTCGGGAAAAAACCCGGCAAGGACATTCCACACCCCGCAAAACCAGACATCAGTGCTGCTGCAGCCAGTATCAACCCTAAATTAGCCGCCCTTTCTCTGGGAAACCGAG GGAAACGGTTGTGCTCTGGACCTAAAGGTCGTATTTCTCAAAGGCGCAATCGAAAAGAAAAGGGAGCGTCCATTGGTCTAG GCATCAAGTCCAAAGAACCAAAGGCTATTGGAGTATCagacaaaaacaataaaaaagtgGCTGCAGTTGCTTCTTCTACTTCTGTCGTCACCGAAAGAGGAGGATGTCAGATCTGCGGTCATGATCACCAGCACATCCGTTGCCCATACTTGGAGGTGGTTCCACCTGGCGGAACTGTTGGCCCTGACTATCTAGTAGTATGTGGCGAATGTGGTTATGAGTTAAAGCAGCCTATTCCGGCTTCTTGTTGGTCGTGCGGTTATTTTGGAGGACGTGTGGTGGGGGCGTCTACCTTTGATTATAGCTTTCGTTACCACCTAGATGAATATTATATAGAAGTACCAGTTACGGCAGAGTACATGGACCCAGGCAATTACACAGATCAAAAACCTGTAATGGCAGAGTCCTTATGGTAA
- the LOC112183315 gene encoding uncharacterized protein LOC112183315 isoform X1 gives MDSNFSGAIAKLRGASDDEISMGQRGDLMKLNSSEELEDDVSDGDISVTDHTDLVLEEPDRLGKKPGKDIPHPAKPDISAAAASINPKLAALSLGNRGKRLCSGPKGRISQRRNRKEKGASIGLGIKSKEPKAIGVSDKNNKKVAAVASSTSVVTERGGCQICGHDHQHIRCPYLEVVPPGGTVGPDYLVVCGECGYELKQPIPASCWSCGYFGGRVVGASTFDYSFRYHLDEYYIEVPVTAEYMDPGNYTDQKPVMAESLW, from the exons ATGGACAGCAATTTCTCAGGGGCGATTGCAAAATTGAGAGGAGCGTCGGACGATGAGATCTCGATGGGGCAGCGCGGCGATTTGATGAAGCTCAATAGCTCCGAGG AACTCGAGGATGATGTGTCGGACGGTGATATCTCGGTCACCGATCATACTGATTTGGTCCTGGAGG AGCCAGATCGCCTCGGGAAAAAACCCGGCAAGGACATTCCACACCCCGCAAAACCAGACATCAGTGCTGCTGCAGCCAGTATCAACCCTAAATTAGCCGCCCTTTCTCTGGGAAACCGAG GGAAACGGTTGTGCTCTGGACCTAAAGGTCGTATTTCTCAAAGGCGCAATCGAAAAGAAAAGGGAGCGTCCATTGGTCTAG GCATCAAGTCCAAAGAACCAAAGGCTATTGGAGTATCagacaaaaacaataaaaaagtgGCTGCAGTTGCTTCTTCTACTTCTGTCGTCACCGAAAGAGGAGGATGTCAGATCTGCGGTCATGATCACCAGCACATCCGTTGCCCATACTTGGAGGTGGTTCCACCTGGCGGAACTGTTGGCCCTGACTATCTAGTAGTATGTGGCGAATGTGGTTATGAGTTAAAGCAGCCTATTCCGGCTTCTTGTTGGTCGTGCGGTTATTTTGGAGGACGTGTGGTGGGGGCGTCTACCTTTGATTATAGCTTTCGTTACCACCTAGATGAATATTATATAGAAGTACCAGTTACGGCAGAGTACATGGACCCAGGCAATTACACAGATCAAAAACCTGTAATGGCAGAGTCCTTATGGTAA